A genomic segment from Streptosporangium roseum DSM 43021 encodes:
- a CDS encoding cellulose binding domain-containing protein: MRAKVLLGGLVSAMLLTLIGVAAGPASAQQSLRLQYRTSAAGGTADQVEPWFDLVNDGASAVPLSGVRIRYYFKADPGASQYRFACSWAVVSCSTVTGTFGTIAPGTATADRYLEVGFTSGNLAAGARTGDLQLRFHRSDWQRITQSDDHSFGPARTTYGDWTRVTVHRNGALVWGTAPTGGDPSPSPTPTVTPTNPGGGGVVFDDFTYGTSDDPALTAHHWTVRTNSGGPGVPGATWPKENVTFPTVSGANKALQLRADTDGTGAGTRQSEVLHQRKFLEGTYAARVKFSDAPVSGPDGDHIVQTFFTITPLAFDMDPDYSEQDFEYLPNGGWGEPGNIMYATSWETYRNEPWEAVNVHNEVRQSYAGWHDLVLQVSGGRIRYYIDGALFAEHGGVYYPETAQSVNFNLWFISGGLVGSSAQRGYVQQVDWFYHSKNEVVAPAEVLNRVTGYRFASTAWVDTVPSP, encoded by the coding sequence GTGCGCGCAAAGGTGTTACTCGGCGGGCTGGTGTCCGCCATGCTGCTCACGCTGATCGGTGTGGCCGCCGGCCCGGCCAGCGCCCAGCAGTCGCTGCGGCTGCAGTACAGGACGAGCGCCGCCGGAGGGACCGCCGACCAGGTCGAGCCCTGGTTCGACCTGGTCAACGACGGCGCCTCGGCCGTGCCGCTGAGCGGCGTGAGAATCCGTTACTACTTCAAGGCCGACCCCGGCGCGTCGCAGTACCGCTTCGCCTGCTCCTGGGCGGTGGTCTCCTGCTCCACGGTCACCGGGACCTTCGGCACGATCGCGCCCGGTACGGCCACCGCCGACCGCTACCTGGAGGTGGGCTTCACCTCCGGGAACCTGGCGGCCGGGGCGCGGACCGGTGACCTGCAACTGCGCTTCCACCGGTCCGACTGGCAGCGGATCACGCAGAGCGACGACCACTCCTTCGGTCCGGCCCGCACGACCTACGGCGACTGGACCAGGGTCACCGTCCACCGGAACGGCGCCCTCGTCTGGGGTACCGCGCCCACGGGAGGCGACCCGTCCCCGTCGCCGACCCCCACGGTCACGCCCACCAACCCCGGGGGCGGCGGGGTGGTGTTCGACGACTTCACCTACGGCACCTCGGACGACCCGGCCCTCACCGCCCACCACTGGACCGTGCGGACCAACAGCGGCGGCCCCGGCGTGCCCGGCGCCACCTGGCCCAAGGAGAACGTCACCTTCCCGACGGTCTCCGGCGCGAACAAGGCACTGCAGCTCAGGGCCGACACCGACGGCACCGGGGCGGGCACCCGGCAGTCGGAGGTGCTGCACCAGCGCAAGTTCCTCGAAGGCACCTACGCGGCCCGGGTGAAGTTCTCCGACGCCCCGGTGAGCGGTCCGGACGGGGACCACATCGTGCAGACCTTCTTCACGATCACCCCCCTGGCCTTCGACATGGACCCGGACTACAGCGAGCAGGACTTCGAGTATCTGCCCAACGGCGGCTGGGGCGAGCCCGGCAACATCATGTACGCCACGTCGTGGGAGACCTACCGCAACGAGCCCTGGGAGGCGGTGAACGTCCACAACGAGGTCCGGCAGAGCTACGCGGGCTGGCACGACCTGGTCCTGCAGGTCTCCGGCGGCCGGATCAGGTACTACATCGACGGCGCCCTCTTCGCCGAGCACGGCGGCGTCTACTATCCGGAGACAGCGCAGTCGGTCAACTTCAACCTCTGGTTCATCAGCGGCGGCCTGGTCGGCAGCTCGGCCCAGCGCGGCTACGTCCAGCAGGTCGACTGGTTCTACCACTCCAAGAACGAGGTCGTCGCCCCCGCCGAGGTGCTGAACCGGGTCACCGGCTACCGGTTTGCCTCGACCGCCTGGGTGGACACCGTTCCCAGTCCCTGA
- a CDS encoding LysM peptidoglycan-binding domain-containing protein yields MSGSTSSSTSSSNTSVVSGGYLAEDPGDGFATDVTPAWGESLPAWADTLIALLSAGQMWPDGSESTQWRLRTLWHELAQGLDAHVEEGVPVIDRTLQKWDAPPTDNSVANLESLYSPDSGVPVLKENASAYAAKLGNFALETQYSKLSINVAFWISLIAISIGLVAVFFTGGLAARLIVLIAKKTRWDIDTILRRLAAAAGRSAGARAVLPAAQRVAAASNASTRTILSSAGRKALVVETVEESTEEGVIEGKAQGDQIKLGTRDRYDSRRIIDATIGGAVGGIVGMKAAPGVSRMFGRGMASRGFPGRTLQGITQAGVVNIIASAAGGVVVGLGHGRLTLPTGESSIGAFAGAAGRYGSLSPFNGAVIQAVRTPVTTFQSGLAASFASYDATTAANTTNLATATTPPPDPASSESSPSGASPAGTPPTGGGPTVAGGARSTNGQAAPGGQAAPAKSAPAAATQGAPAGSTSAGQTASGPSAQGGQTGANPSGPGTAAQGSQGGPAQGGQSSQTGSAQGGQAASAQGGQTGSNPSGPGTAAQGSQGGPAQGAQGSQAGSAQGNQTGSAPVGQGTPGQSAPAAPDPSASGAQGSQSGAAQGSQAAPAGQSAPGPSAQTASAAPDPSGAGTATQESQTGASGQSAPGPSAQTAPVQSGGPVPVTATQGAATTQSAPATQTNTATQSAPATQGGQSTASSPTTTELAQSAMAEVMDILTPDAQLMAGGSLRLPRPDGSTVHLPAAPLRLVRERLETRAADGAGPHRLRAEAAAWLGIEIARAADRPRLEGAIQALHWLAEASPETGDAALRVATEIVMDNPTGVDRSELTARAGRFADTLVAAANEPVSTPVDEHGALRPGRQVETAEEIARKVEEIRAELAGKASKPAGSSSLSRPSRLTELSKQVRELTASLSDAETGLKEREKAKNDGARAAEKSARDTVKKVKKAEEAERKGEKLPGERDRRAPERRRQARAEALLSREEAARDRRIAHRYGEAADQAKAAREAFKSASDAMRRLAAESRPGPAAALAAEVAGLVREANSRLAEYQEALKKALPPKAGQAAGFPAGDLPYLTALTERINKTLAREKIAYRFTAAELEGKLRAEFHQLVSGDGAVLRVGDGRDAEIRVKLRLSDLVEVLAPEVLASELMLGRMRQGNQAVSVSIGANTGTAAGVDVPGLIGSLIKMLPEHNALRTSLETVLPYVSLEGGVSHGSGESNSGKATSYVTGGGVTDNRGTSTKFSADALLEVEIRTPKKKGEQGEQGWRSAGRVTEGSPGDATHAEVWISHAHIEHGPEKTVQLRFDQGKTPPLPEAVQVISMTGLEEANTKLLAELGPELAAMGSMAQHEIRTMVVEELPNNLPKLVNNPDGIRRTITADGGAVVEIQAKAELRWIPAANGQVELDASAMGTPSTKQLGEKLGVSFSEVSGGRGDNRSWNANAGAGVKFGGKAFNPEIGPFDMADHKGLSAKAGANGSYGRSRSGGMNVGGTSIVPIVGRESGHNQAGTFKVVTTFTVTVHGESKPRAPITETLDVTAQMPETDAYNAGFPVDEAMIQRDIDGSPTFRDDLVPEPPPGRKDEPASWQGEGPHQVRTIGMGHAEVLTDLADMRRKTKEYLRGIGMSDPDVMADVDEQLSELRLGTDFNQLVKDGILVRVTDKRSGRRPQQAVLRVRVPREWGNIGYVGHGTAKTVVTLYIGSDTGSSSSGMSTSGSGGVAAGAEFKSGDGESKFSGDGGYGRNGGRSSGDNEGLTTNNVLLAEGRTTTAESKETARILIDHLKGDETVRVASEDVRVVHRMPAGMLAAAGSTGPSATFQTPGKLLDRARPWAVDLGVGTDVLNELAKKMGIPRDSEAYYAIAQFLSDSSLLSHTQFLQTPYDIEFVVESAGARPRRWSVSISGEVGDSRHITTGEMVDGDINLTLGSHGTSSGKRSGGGLNGSVGGGVSQAENPTTGGGAGGSRSTSRSTSTGRLPISGLETLGIDVGDQALFAAGLTTTVTVTEVGTGKTETVTAADGTYMYLKPERDVLHMYARGEMPLPLDEVADAVERFLYGHLTLRRETQALLVERYLRDMKAARLSGAELGLAAEHTPKVLFDRLMVLFGNHNPDIPKEGGLGRRLAVLLASERRRAATPDLVELAESVRKKLGQSLPTEIILRYGKDGPETDLHRAILDAIEVYAPGLLRTNPVLRRGLFSGFAGRNWLGGKLSNMLSRAGFVYSPTVRADLGNGTIPPVRVQMDFGDGPVELIAHHTDQGIIIQRYIYNQLTVSESSGTTYGGNLGVNGSVGSADINVGTSGSGDVSYSHSGSASRTKQLTELQRIFNFGVDEVRHALNATITVGDENGARPPVVVKLEGQMTRLVASDLVQPEQSQRVPDPRPVKLPKFFMVDGVEVDGLPEAVQAVLADDRLLGKEGAREVLETLERDLSQMRQAASFRQMLTPEGSMTIRFTDPRKPGKVVELTLRVRPQDMHVTVTGRKNTEIGWVNRIQHISERVVIWSRKLSIGKVSRFFGLSRSKSKGWSISVQSSVSGGNRTEISVFQKGTAASVEVPVVFDVTAEVTTVKRGRVETGLRIEARDAATGQADITMFERDLRQTEAGRGAEGRRRWGWNLGDPAVTRTTGTTERPGWRARWRSGPPAATAPSLDLDTLTTQATDAATAEGKAGVGITPDVLHRKIVETARESLAGRWTPGTPIPITATASAPGQMGPVTQARLLARGLRTDVLIELREPDGTVHRYRATPKGKLYSEVPDGGFASAFATLHPDLVTLADQAGVNLRVLHNGSPEEGDFAGRVREALTATAPAAPSTAPAAAPSAPSTAPAAVPQSPAGPAAPQQPSTARPSGSTFQPGATGSVPARAASAPRQGVIRRFLLAPLTGTSSEYVSARYNEYRHLAERWQKADTAIRSLEQQLSAPGQGRTALEEQLDALAKRRDALAQQLNEVAEDLRERGQVPPVPPWEAGPQTGPGGALASLLNRSDGETLPPSHWESQFWDRMRRLSNTTGLPEEEAEEPCLCPPGEPCVCGRRPQVPGPRSGTPSPSPSPTPSPASPSPSPSPSGDSPSAKPSQPEKAENSLSADGHTVTTGPDSTLWEIAEEAYGDGRYWKDIWERNREKIGSDPGALPVDLELVVPDRPKSR; encoded by the coding sequence GTGAGCGGCAGCACGAGTTCCAGCACGAGTTCCAGCAACACCTCCGTCGTCTCCGGCGGGTATCTCGCCGAGGATCCCGGCGACGGCTTCGCCACCGATGTCACACCCGCGTGGGGCGAGAGCCTGCCGGCCTGGGCCGACACCCTGATCGCGCTGCTCTCCGCCGGCCAGATGTGGCCCGACGGCAGCGAGAGCACGCAGTGGCGGCTGCGGACGCTCTGGCACGAGCTGGCTCAGGGCCTGGACGCCCACGTCGAGGAGGGCGTCCCGGTAATCGACAGGACCCTGCAGAAGTGGGACGCGCCCCCGACGGACAACTCCGTCGCGAATCTCGAATCCCTTTACTCGCCGGACTCGGGCGTCCCCGTCCTGAAGGAGAACGCCTCCGCCTACGCCGCCAAGCTCGGCAACTTCGCACTGGAGACGCAGTACTCCAAGCTCTCGATCAACGTGGCGTTCTGGATCTCGTTGATCGCGATCTCCATCGGGCTCGTCGCCGTCTTCTTCACCGGGGGACTGGCCGCCCGGCTCATCGTGCTCATCGCCAAGAAAACGCGCTGGGACATCGACACGATCCTCCGGCGGCTCGCCGCGGCGGCCGGACGCTCGGCCGGGGCCAGGGCAGTCCTCCCGGCCGCCCAGCGGGTCGCGGCTGCGAGTAACGCTTCCACCCGGACGATCCTCAGCAGTGCCGGCAGGAAAGCCCTCGTGGTGGAGACCGTCGAGGAGAGCACCGAAGAAGGCGTCATCGAAGGAAAGGCCCAGGGTGACCAGATAAAGCTCGGAACCCGGGACAGGTATGACTCGCGGAGAATCATAGACGCGACGATAGGCGGGGCCGTGGGCGGGATCGTCGGCATGAAGGCCGCTCCGGGGGTGTCCAGAATGTTCGGCCGCGGCATGGCCTCCAGGGGATTCCCCGGCCGGACACTTCAGGGCATCACGCAGGCCGGCGTGGTCAACATCATCGCCTCGGCCGCCGGAGGCGTGGTCGTCGGCCTGGGCCACGGCCGGCTCACGCTCCCGACGGGGGAGAGCAGCATCGGCGCGTTCGCCGGCGCCGCCGGCCGGTACGGCTCGCTCAGCCCGTTCAACGGGGCAGTCATCCAGGCCGTCCGTACGCCCGTCACGACGTTCCAGAGCGGCCTCGCCGCCTCCTTCGCCTCCTATGACGCGACCACGGCGGCGAACACCACCAACCTCGCGACCGCGACCACCCCCCCGCCCGATCCCGCCTCCTCGGAGTCGTCCCCAAGCGGCGCATCCCCGGCGGGAACGCCGCCCACCGGAGGCGGCCCGACGGTGGCCGGCGGAGCTCGGAGCACGAACGGCCAGGCGGCGCCCGGGGGACAGGCCGCGCCGGCCAAGTCCGCGCCGGCCGCGGCCACGCAGGGGGCCCCGGCCGGATCGACGTCTGCGGGGCAGACCGCGTCCGGTCCGTCCGCGCAGGGTGGGCAGACGGGGGCGAACCCGTCGGGTCCAGGTACGGCCGCGCAGGGCAGCCAGGGCGGGCCCGCGCAGGGTGGGCAGAGTAGCCAGACCGGGTCCGCGCAGGGTGGTCAGGCCGCGTCCGCGCAGGGTGGTCAGACGGGGTCGAACCCGTCGGGTCCGGGTACGGCCGCGCAGGGCAGCCAGGGCGGGCCCGCGCAGGGTGCGCAGGGCAGCCAGGCCGGGTCCGCGCAGGGTAACCAGACCGGGTCCGCACCTGTCGGGCAGGGCACGCCCGGTCAATCCGCGCCGGCCGCGCCGGATCCGTCGGCGTCGGGTGCGCAGGGAAGCCAGAGCGGGGCCGCGCAGGGTAGCCAGGCTGCGCCTGCGGGGCAGAGCGCGCCCGGTCCGTCCGCGCAGACCGCGTCGGCCGCGCCGGATCCGTCGGGGGCGGGTACGGCCACGCAGGAAAGTCAGACCGGGGCCTCCGGGCAGAGCGCGCCCGGTCCTTCCGCGCAGACAGCGCCGGTGCAGAGCGGAGGGCCCGTTCCGGTCACGGCCACGCAGGGGGCCGCGACCACGCAGAGCGCTCCGGCCACGCAGACCAACACGGCCACGCAGAGCGCTCCGGCCACGCAGGGTGGGCAGAGCACGGCAAGCTCCCCGACCACGACGGAGCTCGCCCAATCGGCGATGGCCGAGGTCATGGACATACTGACACCGGATGCCCAGCTGATGGCGGGCGGCAGCCTCCGGCTGCCCAGGCCGGACGGAAGCACCGTCCATCTCCCCGCCGCCCCCCTCCGCCTCGTGCGGGAACGGCTGGAGACCCGGGCCGCCGACGGTGCCGGCCCGCACCGGCTCCGTGCGGAGGCGGCCGCCTGGCTGGGCATCGAGATCGCCCGTGCCGCAGACAGGCCGCGGCTGGAAGGTGCGATCCAGGCGCTCCACTGGCTGGCCGAGGCGTCTCCCGAGACCGGCGACGCGGCCCTGCGGGTGGCCACGGAAATAGTCATGGACAACCCGACCGGCGTGGACCGCTCCGAGCTGACCGCGCGCGCGGGCCGGTTCGCGGACACGCTGGTCGCCGCCGCGAACGAGCCGGTGAGTACGCCGGTGGACGAGCACGGAGCACTCCGTCCGGGACGACAGGTCGAAACGGCCGAGGAGATCGCCCGGAAGGTCGAGGAGATCAGGGCCGAACTGGCCGGGAAGGCGTCGAAGCCGGCCGGGTCGTCCAGCCTGTCGCGGCCTTCCCGGCTCACCGAGCTGTCCAAGCAGGTGCGGGAGCTGACCGCGTCCTTGTCGGACGCCGAGACCGGCCTGAAGGAACGGGAGAAGGCCAAGAACGACGGCGCGAGGGCGGCCGAGAAGAGCGCCCGCGACACCGTCAAGAAGGTGAAGAAGGCCGAGGAGGCGGAGCGGAAGGGCGAGAAGCTACCGGGAGAGCGTGACCGCAGGGCGCCGGAGCGGCGCCGCCAGGCCCGCGCGGAAGCCCTGCTCAGTCGCGAGGAAGCGGCACGCGACCGGAGGATCGCCCACAGGTACGGCGAGGCCGCCGACCAGGCCAAGGCCGCGCGTGAGGCATTCAAGAGCGCGTCCGACGCGATGAGGCGGCTGGCCGCGGAGTCGCGGCCGGGTCCGGCCGCCGCCTTGGCAGCCGAGGTCGCCGGGCTCGTGCGCGAGGCGAACTCCCGGCTCGCCGAATACCAGGAGGCGCTGAAGAAGGCGCTGCCGCCGAAGGCGGGGCAGGCCGCGGGCTTCCCGGCCGGGGACCTGCCGTACCTGACCGCTCTGACCGAGAGGATCAACAAGACCCTGGCCCGAGAGAAGATCGCCTACAGATTCACCGCCGCCGAACTGGAGGGCAAGCTGCGGGCGGAGTTCCACCAGCTCGTGTCCGGCGATGGAGCGGTCCTGAGGGTGGGGGACGGCCGCGACGCCGAGATCAGGGTCAAGCTGCGACTGAGCGACCTCGTGGAGGTCCTCGCCCCGGAGGTGCTGGCCTCCGAGCTGATGCTCGGCCGTATGCGGCAGGGGAACCAGGCGGTGTCGGTCAGCATCGGCGCCAACACCGGCACGGCGGCGGGCGTCGACGTGCCGGGACTGATCGGAAGCCTGATCAAGATGCTGCCGGAGCACAACGCGCTGCGTACGTCGCTTGAGACGGTGCTGCCCTACGTCTCGCTTGAGGGCGGGGTGAGCCATGGTTCCGGGGAGTCGAACAGCGGCAAGGCCACCTCCTACGTCACGGGCGGCGGGGTCACGGACAACCGGGGCACTTCGACGAAGTTCAGCGCGGACGCCCTGCTGGAGGTCGAGATCCGCACCCCGAAGAAGAAGGGGGAGCAGGGGGAGCAGGGGTGGCGGTCGGCCGGGCGGGTCACCGAGGGCTCCCCCGGCGACGCGACGCACGCCGAGGTGTGGATCTCCCACGCCCACATCGAGCACGGCCCCGAGAAGACCGTCCAGCTCCGCTTCGACCAGGGGAAGACGCCGCCGCTCCCGGAGGCGGTCCAGGTCATCAGCATGACGGGCCTGGAGGAGGCCAACACGAAGCTGCTGGCGGAGCTGGGGCCCGAGCTCGCCGCGATGGGCAGCATGGCCCAGCACGAGATCCGCACCATGGTCGTCGAGGAGCTGCCGAACAACCTGCCGAAGCTGGTCAACAACCCGGACGGGATCCGGCGGACCATCACCGCCGACGGGGGGGCCGTGGTGGAGATCCAGGCCAAGGCGGAGCTCAGATGGATACCGGCGGCGAACGGGCAGGTGGAGCTGGACGCGAGTGCGATGGGGACGCCCAGCACCAAGCAGCTCGGGGAGAAGCTGGGCGTCTCGTTCTCCGAGGTGTCGGGAGGGCGGGGGGACAACCGGTCGTGGAACGCGAACGCCGGGGCGGGCGTCAAGTTCGGCGGCAAGGCGTTCAATCCGGAGATCGGCCCGTTCGACATGGCGGACCACAAGGGGCTGTCGGCGAAGGCCGGCGCCAACGGTTCCTACGGAAGGTCGCGCTCCGGCGGGATGAACGTGGGCGGCACGTCGATCGTGCCGATCGTGGGACGCGAGTCCGGGCACAACCAGGCCGGCACGTTCAAGGTGGTGACCACGTTCACCGTGACGGTCCACGGTGAGAGCAAGCCGCGTGCCCCGATCACCGAGACACTGGACGTGACGGCGCAGATGCCGGAGACGGACGCGTACAACGCGGGGTTCCCGGTCGACGAGGCGATGATCCAGCGCGACATCGACGGTTCCCCGACGTTCCGGGACGACCTGGTGCCCGAGCCGCCGCCCGGCAGGAAGGACGAGCCGGCGTCCTGGCAGGGAGAAGGCCCGCACCAGGTCCGCACGATCGGCATGGGGCACGCGGAGGTGCTGACCGACCTCGCCGACATGCGGCGCAAGACGAAGGAGTATCTGCGCGGGATAGGCATGTCCGACCCGGACGTCATGGCCGACGTGGACGAGCAGCTGTCCGAGCTGCGGCTGGGGACCGACTTCAACCAGCTCGTCAAGGACGGAATCCTCGTCCGCGTCACGGACAAGCGGAGCGGTCGGCGGCCGCAGCAGGCGGTCCTGCGCGTCCGGGTCCCCCGGGAGTGGGGCAACATCGGTTACGTCGGGCACGGGACCGCCAAGACAGTGGTCACGCTGTACATCGGATCCGACACCGGGTCGAGCTCAAGCGGCATGTCGACCTCCGGATCGGGGGGTGTCGCGGCCGGCGCAGAATTCAAGTCGGGTGACGGGGAGAGCAAGTTCTCCGGCGACGGGGGCTACGGCAGGAACGGGGGCCGGAGCTCCGGCGACAACGAGGGCCTCACCACCAACAACGTGCTCCTGGCGGAAGGTCGCACGACTACGGCGGAGAGCAAGGAGACGGCCAGGATCCTGATCGACCACCTGAAGGGTGACGAGACGGTGAGAGTCGCCTCCGAGGATGTGCGGGTGGTGCATCGGATGCCCGCCGGCATGCTCGCCGCAGCCGGCTCCACAGGGCCCTCGGCCACGTTCCAGACCCCCGGGAAACTCCTGGACAGGGCCAGGCCGTGGGCGGTGGACCTGGGCGTCGGCACCGACGTCCTCAACGAGCTCGCCAAGAAGATGGGCATCCCGCGGGACAGCGAGGCCTACTACGCCATCGCCCAGTTCCTGAGCGACTCCAGCCTCCTGTCCCACACCCAGTTCCTGCAGACCCCGTACGACATCGAGTTCGTCGTGGAGTCGGCGGGGGCCCGGCCACGCCGCTGGTCGGTGTCGATCTCCGGCGAGGTGGGCGACTCGCGGCACATCACCACCGGCGAGATGGTGGACGGCGACATCAACCTCACGCTGGGCAGCCACGGCACGTCCTCCGGCAAGCGCAGCGGCGGGGGGCTGAACGGCTCCGTCGGGGGAGGCGTCAGCCAGGCCGAGAACCCCACGACCGGCGGGGGCGCCGGAGGGTCCCGGTCGACGAGCCGTTCCACCTCGACCGGGAGGCTGCCGATCTCGGGACTGGAGACGCTGGGCATCGACGTCGGCGACCAGGCCCTGTTCGCCGCGGGACTGACCACCACCGTCACCGTCACCGAGGTGGGCACGGGAAAGACCGAGACGGTCACGGCGGCCGACGGCACATACATGTACCTGAAGCCCGAACGCGACGTGTTGCACATGTACGCGCGGGGGGAGATGCCGCTGCCGCTGGACGAGGTGGCCGACGCGGTGGAACGGTTCCTGTACGGCCACCTGACGCTCCGGCGGGAGACGCAGGCACTCCTGGTCGAGCGCTACCTCCGGGACATGAAGGCCGCCCGTCTCTCCGGCGCCGAGCTCGGGCTGGCCGCCGAGCACACGCCTAAGGTGCTGTTCGACCGGCTCATGGTGCTGTTCGGCAACCACAACCCCGACATCCCGAAGGAGGGGGGCCTCGGCCGGCGACTGGCCGTCCTGCTGGCCAGCGAACGCCGTCGAGCGGCGACTCCGGACCTGGTGGAGCTCGCGGAATCCGTCCGGAAGAAGCTGGGGCAGTCCCTGCCCACGGAGATCATCCTGCGTTACGGGAAGGACGGCCCGGAGACCGATCTGCACCGCGCGATACTCGACGCCATCGAGGTCTACGCGCCGGGCCTCCTGCGCACGAATCCGGTGCTGCGGCGCGGCCTGTTCAGCGGCTTCGCCGGCCGCAACTGGCTGGGCGGGAAGCTCAGCAACATGCTGAGCAGGGCCGGATTCGTCTATTCCCCGACGGTGCGAGCCGATCTGGGGAACGGCACGATTCCTCCCGTCCGGGTGCAGATGGACTTCGGAGACGGGCCGGTGGAGCTGATCGCCCACCACACCGACCAGGGCATAATCATCCAGCGCTATATCTACAACCAGCTCACCGTGTCCGAGTCGTCCGGCACGACGTACGGGGGCAACCTCGGCGTCAACGGTTCGGTGGGGAGCGCCGACATCAATGTCGGCACGTCGGGCTCGGGAGACGTCAGCTACAGCCACTCCGGCTCCGCCTCCAGGACAAAGCAGCTGACCGAGCTGCAGCGGATCTTCAACTTCGGTGTGGACGAGGTCCGCCACGCCCTCAACGCCACCATCACGGTCGGGGACGAGAACGGCGCCCGCCCGCCCGTCGTGGTCAAGCTGGAAGGGCAGATGACCCGGCTGGTGGCGTCGGATCTGGTGCAGCCGGAGCAGTCGCAACGGGTCCCCGACCCCCGGCCGGTGAAGCTGCCGAAGTTCTTCATGGTGGACGGAGTGGAGGTCGACGGGCTGCCGGAGGCCGTCCAGGCAGTACTGGCCGACGACAGGCTGCTCGGGAAGGAGGGGGCCCGGGAGGTGCTGGAGACGCTGGAGCGCGACCTGTCGCAGATGCGCCAGGCCGCCAGCTTCCGGCAGATGCTCACGCCTGAGGGGTCCATGACGATCCGCTTCACCGACCCGAGGAAGCCGGGCAAGGTGGTGGAGCTGACCCTGCGGGTCCGGCCGCAGGACATGCACGTCACCGTCACCGGCCGCAAGAACACCGAGATCGGCTGGGTGAACCGGATCCAGCACATCAGCGAGCGGGTCGTCATCTGGAGCCGGAAGCTCTCCATCGGCAAGGTCTCGCGGTTCTTCGGGCTGAGCAGGTCGAAGTCCAAGGGGTGGTCGATCTCCGTGCAGTCCTCGGTCAGCGGCGGGAACCGCACCGAGATCAGCGTCTTCCAGAAGGGCACCGCCGCCAGCGTCGAGGTGCCGGTGGTGTTCGACGTCACGGCCGAGGTGACGACCGTGAAGCGCGGCAGGGTCGAGACCGGCCTGCGGATCGAGGCGCGGGACGCCGCGACCGGCCAGGCCGACATCACCATGTTCGAGCGCGACCTGCGGCAGACCGAAGCCGGGCGCGGCGCCGAAGGCCGGCGACGGTGGGGCTGGAACCTCGGCGATCCGGCGGTCACCCGCACCACAGGCACCACCGAGCGCCCCGGCTGGCGGGCGCGGTGGCGGAGCGGGCCGCCGGCGGCGACCGCCCCCTCGCTCGACCTGGACACGCTGACCACCCAGGCGACGGACGCCGCGACGGCCGAGGGGAAGGCCGGAGTCGGCATCACTCCCGACGTCCTGCACCGGAAGATCGTCGAGACGGCACGGGAGAGCCTGGCCGGCCGCTGGACGCCCGGCACGCCGATCCCGATCACCGCCACGGCGAGCGCCCCGGGACAGATGGGCCCGGTGACCCAGGCCCGGCTGCTGGCACGCGGACTGCGCACCGACGTCCTCATCGAGCTGCGCGAGCCCGACGGCACCGTGCACCGTTACCGCGCCACCCCCAAGGGCAAGCTGTACAGCGAGGTGCCCGACGGCGGGTTCGCCTCGGCGTTCGCCACGCTCCATCCCGACCTGGTGACCCTCGCCGACCAGGCCGGTGTGAACCTGCGCGTGCTGCACAACGGCTCGCCGGAGGAGGGAGACTTCGCCGGGCGGGTCCGCGAGGCGCTGACCGCCACCGCGCCCGCCGCTCCGTCCACTGCGCCCGCCGCCGCTCCGTCCGCTCCGTCCACCGCGCCCGCCGCCGTGCCGCAGAGCCCCGCCGGCCCGGCGGCGCCGCAGCAGCCGAGCACGGCACGGCCGAGCGGCAGCACCTTCCAGCCGGGCGCCACGGGCTCGGTGCCGGCGCGGGCGGCGTCCGCGCCGCGCCAGGGCGTGATCCGCCGCTTCCTGCTGGCACCCCTGACCGGCACGAGCAGCGAGTACGTGTCGGCACGGTACAACGAGTACCGGCATCTGGCGGAGCGGTGGCAGAAGGCGGACACGGCCATCCGCTCCTTGGAGCAACAGCTCAGTGCCCCGGGGCAGGGGCGCACCGCTTTGGAGGAGCAGCTCGACGCCCTGGCGAAACGGCGCGACGCCTTGGCGCAGCAGCTCAACGAGGTGGCGGAGGACCTGCGCGAGCGCGGTCAGGTCCCGCCGGTGCCGCCGTGGGAGGCCGGGCCGCAGACGGGGCCGGGTGGCGCGCTGGCGAGCCTCCTCAACCGGTCCGACGGCGAGACCCTCCCGCCCAGCCACTGGGAATCCCAGTTCTGGGACCGGATGCGCCGGCTCTCCAACACCACCGGCCTGCCGGAGGAGGAAGCGGAGGAGCCGTGCCTCTGCCCGCCCGGCGAGCCGTGCGTCTGCGGGCGGCGACCGCAGGTGCCCGGCCCGCGGTCCGGCACCCCGTCCCCGTCCCCGTCCCCGACTCCGTCTCCGGCTTCGCCGTCCCCGTCGCCCTCCCCGAGCGGCGACTCGCCGTCGGCGAAGCCGTCACAGCCGGAGAAGGCGGAGAACTCGCTGTCCGCGGACGGCCATACCGTCACCACCGGCCCGGACAGCACGCTGTGGGAGATCGCCGAGGAAGCCTATGGCGACGGCCGCTACTGGAAGGACATCTGGGAGCGCAACCGGGAGAAGATCGGGTCTGACCCCGGGGCCCTGCCGGTCGACCTGGAGCTGGTCGTCCCGGACCGCCCGAAGTCGCGGTGA
- a CDS encoding YbaB/EbfC family nucleoid-associated protein — MEQFEPVDVAGMRAYADELRTTFKRLQDEAPALHEEARAVQVTEKSPDGLISATVGARGDLVRLDIDPRIYRKPDARQLADSIAETIHRAAAKAQERVIELFEPLVPGDQMKAHLEGDLQGVLEQMANQLLGKR; from the coding sequence GTGGAGCAGTTCGAGCCGGTGGACGTGGCGGGCATGCGGGCCTACGCCGACGAGTTGCGGACCACCTTCAAGCGACTGCAGGACGAGGCTCCGGCGCTGCACGAGGAGGCGCGAGCCGTACAGGTGACGGAGAAGTCGCCCGACGGGCTGATATCGGCGACGGTCGGTGCGCGCGGTGACCTCGTCCGGCTCGACATCGACCCGCGCATCTACCGCAAACCGGACGCCCGCCAGCTGGCCGACTCCATCGCGGAGACCATCCACCGCGCCGCGGCCAAGGCCCAGGAACGGGTCATCGAGCTCTTCGAACCGCTGGTCCCCGGCGACCAGATGAAGGCGCACCTGGAGGGAGACCTCCAGGGCGTGCTGGAGCAGATGGCGAACCAGCTGCTCGGGAAGAGGTGA